From a single Methanofollis sp. W23 genomic region:
- a CDS encoding helix-turn-helix domain-containing protein: MSEEVVVLEPGDEQAKKIAKAMASQTANDILGSLKDGPKSATEIAAALSIPITTLKYHVENLAEAGLIEIVKTKWSSKGREVKIYGLTERLLIVAPQVKDIKSVLLKFMSLFGFVVLATLVVAVLLPLLAPAPEIPDQAPRMMAAYDGASTAAEGVDNGMMPDSGPDPRVVAFFFGGTAVILLLLLYEVYLYFSYYRKRKRKTLD, encoded by the coding sequence ATGTCTGAAGAGGTCGTGGTGCTGGAGCCTGGAGACGAGCAGGCAAAGAAGATCGCAAAGGCCATGGCGAGCCAGACGGCCAATGATATCCTCGGCTCGCTGAAAGATGGGCCGAAGAGCGCGACCGAGATCGCCGCCGCCCTCTCCATCCCCATCACCACCCTCAAATATCATGTCGAGAACCTCGCCGAGGCAGGGCTGATCGAGATCGTGAAGACGAAGTGGAGTTCGAAGGGGCGCGAGGTGAAGATCTACGGCCTCACCGAGCGGCTCTTGATCGTCGCCCCTCAGGTGAAGGACATCAAGTCGGTCCTTCTCAAGTTCATGTCCCTCTTCGGGTTCGTCGTCCTTGCAACTCTGGTCGTCGCCGTTCTCCTGCCGCTCCTCGCCCCGGCTCCGGAGATTCCTGATCAGGCGCCGCGTATGATGGCGGCCTATGACGGCGCCAGCACCGCGGCGGAAGGGGTGGATAACGGGATGATGCCCGACTCAGGGCCTGACCCCAGGGTCGTCGCCTTCTTCTTCGGCGGGACGGCGGTGATCCTCTTGCTCCTCCTCTATGAGGTCTACCTCTACTTCTCGTATTACCGGAAGAGGAAGAGGAAGACACTGGACTGA
- the alaS gene encoding alanine--tRNA ligase has protein sequence MLEEEYQLDYFKSQGLVRKVCTKCGAAYWTRDPERETCGDAPCEPYSFIGNPVFEPHTLDEMREAFLSFFERHGHTRIERYPVVARWRDDIYLTIASIADFQPFVTSGLVPPPANPLTISQPCIRLNDLDSVGRSGRHLTLFEMMAHHAFNSPSEDIYWKDRAVEFCDQFLASIGADLKKVTFKEHPWIGGGNAGASVEVLIAGLEVATLVFMCYTRQPNEEEPIDLEGDLYYPMKMRIVDTGYGLERITWASRGSPTVYDAVFPSMVSHLMQSAGLEHLLDNKEFTKILGLNAKFAGLMDIEGAQLYQLRRKVADAIDVPLDKLDRMITPIEKIYAIADHTRCLAYMLGDCIVPSNVKEGYLARLVIRRTLRMMSDLDLKDTLADLVEMQMREIGTDSFEQSVAVVREIVDRETEKYAATLARGARIVQRLARSYKKKSERIPLQEVVTLYDSHGIPPEMVKEIAGQEGAVVEIPDDFYSRIADLHSENLPEKAEDPMAKFRERAAGLPDTRMLYYDHPTSFEFEAMVIDVFEGYVVLDQTLFYPEGGGQPSDTGTLVTAETVARVENVVKLGNVILHRVQGAPLKRGERVKGMLDEERRRSLMRHHTATHILLHAAKEVLGAHVHQAGAQKGSETSRLDIRHFKHITPDELARIEVRANEIVMENHPVSISVENRTKAEQKYGFDLYQGGVPPGKEIRIVQMAGDVQACAGTHCRSTGEVGPISILRVEHIQDGFERLEYSAGTAAIYAMQHLKDLLSTSAETLSVQQENLPSSVTRFFTEWKEQRKEIERLQEKVVELEVNQLKGEEIGGLEAVIKEIDLPPKELVALASRVAESGKVAVLAGGTDRVHAVVASPTKDLNAAEIVREVCATLGGKGGGKPTLAQGSGQDASMIHEALARGRALIESKLNV, from the coding sequence CTACCTCACCATCGCATCCATCGCCGACTTCCAGCCCTTTGTGACGAGCGGACTCGTGCCCCCGCCGGCCAACCCGCTCACCATCTCGCAGCCCTGTATCAGGCTCAACGACCTCGACTCGGTCGGGCGCTCTGGGCGGCACCTTACCCTCTTTGAGATGATGGCCCACCACGCCTTCAACTCACCCTCAGAGGACATCTACTGGAAGGACCGTGCGGTTGAGTTCTGCGACCAGTTCCTCGCCTCCATCGGTGCCGACCTCAAAAAGGTCACCTTCAAGGAGCACCCCTGGATCGGCGGCGGCAATGCCGGGGCTTCAGTCGAGGTACTCATCGCCGGGCTCGAAGTGGCGACCCTCGTCTTCATGTGCTATACGAGGCAGCCTAATGAGGAGGAACCGATCGATCTCGAGGGCGACCTCTACTATCCGATGAAGATGCGGATCGTGGATACCGGCTACGGGCTGGAACGGATCACCTGGGCCTCCCGCGGCTCCCCGACAGTCTATGACGCCGTCTTCCCCTCGATGGTCAGTCACCTGATGCAGTCCGCCGGGCTCGAACACCTCCTGGACAACAAGGAGTTCACCAAGATCCTCGGGCTCAACGCCAAGTTTGCCGGACTTATGGACATCGAAGGCGCCCAACTTTACCAGCTCCGCCGGAAGGTCGCTGACGCCATCGACGTCCCCCTCGACAAACTCGACCGGATGATCACTCCGATCGAGAAGATCTATGCCATCGCCGATCACACCCGCTGTCTCGCCTACATGCTCGGCGACTGCATCGTCCCGTCCAATGTCAAGGAAGGCTATCTTGCCCGCCTTGTCATTCGGCGGACCCTGCGGATGATGAGCGACCTCGACCTCAAGGACACCCTTGCCGACCTGGTCGAGATGCAGATGCGCGAGATCGGCACCGATTCCTTTGAGCAGAGCGTGGCCGTGGTCAGGGAGATCGTCGACCGCGAGACCGAGAAATACGCCGCCACCCTTGCGCGCGGCGCCAGGATTGTCCAGCGGCTTGCCCGGTCATACAAGAAGAAGAGCGAGCGGATCCCCCTCCAGGAGGTCGTCACCCTGTACGACTCCCACGGGATCCCGCCAGAGATGGTCAAGGAGATCGCCGGTCAGGAAGGAGCGGTCGTCGAGATCCCTGACGACTTCTACTCGCGGATCGCCGACCTTCACTCAGAGAACCTGCCAGAGAAGGCCGAAGACCCGATGGCAAAGTTCCGCGAACGTGCCGCAGGGCTTCCAGACACCAGGATGCTCTACTACGACCACCCGACGTCCTTTGAGTTCGAGGCGATGGTCATCGACGTCTTCGAGGGATATGTGGTCCTCGACCAGACTCTCTTCTATCCTGAAGGCGGCGGTCAGCCCTCAGACACCGGGACCCTCGTCACCGCCGAGACGGTCGCAAGGGTGGAGAACGTCGTCAAACTCGGCAACGTGATCCTCCACCGGGTGCAGGGGGCGCCCCTCAAGCGCGGCGAGCGGGTGAAGGGGATGCTGGACGAGGAGCGGAGACGCTCACTGATGCGCCACCACACCGCCACCCACATCCTCCTCCACGCCGCAAAGGAGGTGCTCGGGGCTCATGTCCACCAGGCCGGCGCCCAGAAGGGGAGCGAGACTTCGCGCCTGGACATCAGGCACTTCAAGCATATCACCCCCGACGAACTGGCCAGGATCGAGGTCCGCGCCAACGAGATCGTGATGGAGAACCACCCCGTCTCCATCAGCGTGGAGAACCGGACCAAGGCCGAGCAGAAGTACGGCTTCGACCTCTACCAGGGCGGGGTTCCGCCTGGCAAGGAGATCAGGATCGTCCAGATGGCAGGCGACGTCCAGGCCTGCGCAGGCACGCACTGCCGTTCCACCGGCGAGGTGGGACCGATCTCCATCCTCAGGGTCGAACATATCCAGGACGGGTTCGAGCGCCTCGAGTACTCCGCCGGTACGGCGGCGATCTATGCGATGCAGCACCTCAAAGACCTCCTCAGCACCTCGGCCGAGACCCTCAGTGTCCAGCAGGAGAACCTCCCGTCCAGCGTGACCAGGTTCTTCACCGAGTGGAAGGAGCAGAGAAAGGAGATCGAGCGGCTGCAGGAGAAGGTCGTCGAACTCGAGGTGAACCAGCTCAAGGGCGAAGAGATCGGTGGGCTCGAGGCCGTGATCAAGGAGATCGACCTCCCGCCCAAGGAACTGGTCGCCCTTGCTTCACGTGTCGCGGAGAGCGGGAAGGTCGCAGTGCTTGCCGGCGGGACCGACCGGGTCCATGCTGTGGTGGCCTCGCCGACCAAAGACCTGAATGCCGCCGAGATCGTCCGTGAGGTCTGTGCGACCCTTGGTGGAAAGGGCGGCGGAAAACCAACCCTGGCCCAGGGGAGCGGGCAGGACGCCTCGATGATCCACGAGGCCCTGGCCCGCGGTCGGGCACTTATCGAGTCAAAGCTCAATGTCTGA